In Eulemur rufifrons isolate Redbay chromosome 2, OSU_ERuf_1, whole genome shotgun sequence, the sequence GCCTCTGCTGCCTCTGCTGAACTGCGGACCAGTATCTGCTTCATTAAACCATTCCGTCTTGCGGTGGTTTAAGTCAGGGCAGGAAATGCTTTGTAAAATTTCTGTAAACTAGAGGAATTCATTCTATTGAGAACTTTATAAACCTTTTTAGAatcactttttccattttatctatctcatcatttttttttaagagaaaagatgtgTATTCATTGAGCCACAtggacagagaaggaagaggtcCTCTCTGCCCACTACCCAATCTTCTCCATCCTAGTCCCAAAGGAGGGTATTTTCAGGGTTCAAGTGTTCTCCCCCAGACGCACGAGCCTAGCAGCAGGCGCCGTATTGTGCGTGCATGGGAGCCCCATCTTCCGGAGTTTATTTAATCCTTCTGTAGCTCAGACTTCATTCTAGTGTcgttttctttcttcacttagATCCTTTAGAAGTTTCTTTAGTGAACATTTGGGGTGTAAATATTCTCAGTGGtagtttatctgaaaatgtcctCATTTTTGCTCTGGTCCTTGAAATTCGGTTCTGGTAGATATACAATTATAGGATGACAtatattttcttagcattttggaaatattaatcccctattagtcctttgtcagtcTAAATTCCATTCTTTGTAGATAGTCCATCTCTTCTGTctacctctttttttcttaagtcttTGGTGTCCTGCAGTTTCATTGCATTGCATCTAAGGATAGATTtccgtttttgtttgtttttaatcctaTTTGGGATTTTCTAGGCTTCCTGAATCTCAAGATTCCATGTTCTTCATCAGCTCCAGAAAGCTCTCAGCCATTATCTTTGTGAATATTGCCTCTTCcctattctcttttttctatcCTTATAGAATGCCAATTATATATATGCTGACCTTTTCACTTTATCCTCCATGTCTCGTTggtattttttccatctctttaacACTCtaataattttgtgttatttctttAGCTCTACCTTGccatatactattaataattctctCTTCAGGTGGATCAAATCAGTTGATTAGTCCCTGTGttgattttttaacttaaattatatttttttatttttagaaagtctatttcaagctgttaaaaaaaaatgcttgaccATTTTTATAGTCTCCTGCTCCTTACTGATgtgtttaaattcctttttatttctttaaacatactaaatgcatttgttttatttctagatCTATTAGCTTTATCTCTAAATCTTTTGCAGATCTagttctcttctttcttgtttctgcTCAATCTCACACATAGTGGCTTatttctgtgtgtgcatgtgtgtgtgtgtgtgtgtgtgtgtgtgtgttaatcaGATCCTATTTGTTAGAACTTATCTGTGGGATACTTTGAGGCCTGGGTTGAGGGAACCTTTCTCAAGGGAATATTTGTGTTTACCTCTTCCAGATGCctagaattcatttatttttttaacatagtaAGCCTTTACTTTTGGCCAATTTATTTCCATAactatttaaatcatttatttattattttgtttgtctAAATTACTTTTCATATATGAGGATAGAAGTAAAATCCTACTGTTTCTTAAGAAGGCATATATGCTGCATCTTCGGGGAAGACAAATGTTCGTTTGTCAAGATGCTTTACATCCCGTGTCACACAGCCTTTTGATTccactttttcactttttaattataatatgatACATATGCAAAAAATGCACATATCCCCAGCCTACAGCTGGATACATTTTTACAAACCGACCATGCTCGTGGAACCAACACCCacatcaagaaacagaaaacattacCAAAACCTCGCAAGTTCCCCTCATGCCCTTTTCCAGCATTGCTTGGCCCTCCCCAGAGTAAATCCCCTCCCTGACTCCTAACAGCACAGATTAACTTCGCCTGGTTTTTATCAGATAGTGTACACTCTTTTGTGCCTGTCTTTTTCTATCATTCAGCACTATATTTCTGAACTTCAGCCATGTGGTTGCCTGTAGCAATAATCTGTTCACTTTCACTGATGTATAGATTTTAATGGTGTTACTATATCACAATTATCTATTTTACCAATAATGGGCTTTCTAGTTGGGAATATTACAAATggtgctactgtgaacattctaATTCTGGTATATCCCTTCTTGTTcacatatgcatgtatttatgttGAGCAtattcctaaaagtggaatttctgAATTACAAGGTATGCGTAAGTGCCAGTTTTCCAGCCAACAGTATGTAAAAGTCCAAGTGTtctacatccccaccaacacttgatattttgtcttttttttcattattaatatttattctgatgagtgtgtaatggtatctcattgtaacTTTagtttgaatttccctgataactaatgaaGCTGAGCACGTAGGTTGGCCTGTAGTTTGTGGGATCAAACTAATAATGTAGAGTCAGGCTCGACTTCCAAGTGAGGACCTGCCAGAGGCCCTGAATACttatggaaagatttttttattatagcttctCACAGAAACCAAGCTGGGGCATGGAACTTGCCATTTTTTCTCTGCTGTCTACAAATGCCTatggagtttattttattttgattttttttttctattcaccCTTTATATGGGGGCAGAGGTTCCTGGATCCTAGCATCTTTGGGATAGTCAAGGatcccttcctgcctgcctgggccCAAGCTTGGCCCCTAATTTCTCTGATCCAGAGGCCCTAGTTGGTCCCTCCACAACTACCTGTGCCTCCAGCACACCCAGAGCGTTAGTGTCCACGCGCCACGCTCCTCCCTGAGGTCAgctcccacccccatctccccattACACATTTTGTCCTCTCGGGAAGCTTCCCTATTTATTTAAAAGgctgtttttcacattttattcataatttaaggTGTGGTAAAAGTAGATTTCAGGAGTTTTAGTTCCTCATTTTGTTTTGTGATGGAGAAACAACATACAATCTGGATATGGCTTACTCTGCTAGCAGAATCCTCATGCTTTGTAACGCAGGTCTCTTTGTACCCCACACTTGCCAGCAGTTGGAAGGAAGTGGGTCTGATGCCCTGCGTAGTGTTCCCACAAAGCCCTCTGTGAACGGCCCCATCTGGTAAATCATCCGAACCAACAACAGACCTCACTAGCAAAGGAATACAGATGAAAGTCTTTCTCTACTCCAGGGTGGAGACAAGGATGGATCCTCTACTCTATGTGAATCTATGACATCGAAGCTTTAGAAAGAAGCTAACCTAGTAAATAATCAGGCATAAAGGTGGAAATGGATGATCCCAAGATTTTGCCAAGAATAGTGAACATTCTGTCCTCTCATTtataaaactgtaagaaagataaaatgaattaGCCCACAAAGGAAGCAAAAGGATTAACAAGACTAGGTTCTAATTATGTATTAACGTTCGATAAGCTAGAGTTTAAAATTCTACAACTTTATTATACTTCTTATGatatttccttaaataataaGGTTAATTTGAAGGTGCTCCTTATACCTAGAATGTATAGgaaattaaaactttgaaatCATATAACTGTATAGTTTCTCATGCACTCAAATGCATTTACTGATCCCAAACAAATAATTGAATTTCCTACCTTTAGCCACTAAAATGgctttttatctttagttttgTGTTCTTAGGTCATGTCCAGTGAGAAATATAATTCCCTCTAGCATCCCTCGGGTAATTCTTATTTGAAATAGGTAAAATATCTCAGCATGATTTTATCTACTGAAGTCAattagataatttttctgttttaaacacTTTCATTGTCATTTAATGCATTCGCAATATCttcagtaaatgaaataaaaagagattgTTTCAAAATCATGACTGTAATGAGGTTATATGTCTTTTAAACATCTAAACTATTCTAGTTTGTCTTTTGTTACAGAAACAAAGGCATTCTAAAAAGAGATTTCAATCTCTGTGAAAACAAAGCCTTATATATTCGTGTTTACATCAATCTCCTGTGAGACTCATGAGGAAAAACAAATTGCAGACAACATTCCACGGAAGCTGGCCGATAAAGCAGTTGATCCTTGAGGACTCTTGGTCAGCGTCCTGTGACAATGAGCGCGCGGACTTCTGTTCTTAGAATTCCACCGACCACTTTAGCTAACTGCCAGGAGCCTGGATCTGACTTACAATCATTGATATCTGTGTGAAACTGATCTACATCTACCCTTTAGAAGCATTGATGAATGAACTAGaactttagaaaacaaattaaaattgaaaaaaaaaattcttgtgaaAAGAGAATTTGATGTTGAAAGAAACCACAATGAGGCAAGACTGACTTTTCTATTTACCTTCTAAGAACTAATGTAATTGccaccttaaaaaagaaaaaatgaacagcaCATGTATTGAGGAACAACACGACCTCGATCACTACTTGTTTCCAATTATTTACATCTTTGTGATTATAGTCAGCGTTCCAGCCAACATTGgatctctgtgtgtgtcttttctgcaagcaaagaaagaaagtgagCTAGGGATTTACCTCTTCAGTTTATCACTATCAGATTTGTTATATGCATTAACGCTCCCTCTATGGGTCAATTATACATGGAATAAAGACAACTGGACTTTCTCTCCCGCCTTGTGCAAAGGGAGTACTTTCGTCATGTACATAAACTTTTACAGTAGCACAGCATTCCTCGCCTGCATCGCTGTTGACCGGTATTTAGCAGTTGTCTACCCTTTGaagttttttttcctgaggaCGAGAAAATTTGCATTCGTGGTCAGCCTATCCATCTGGGTATTAGAAACCATCTTCAATGCTGTCCTTCTGTGGGAAGAAGAAACAGTTATTGAATATTGCGATGCCAAAAAGTCTAATTTTACTTTGTGCTATGACAAATACCCTTTGGAGAAATGGCAAATCAATCTCAACTTGTTTAGGACGTGTACAGGCTATGCAATACCTTTGGTCACCATAATGATTTGCAACCAGAAAGTCTACCAAGCTGTGCAGCATAATAAAGCCACggaaaacagtgaaaaaaagagaattataaaacTACTTGTTAGCATCACATTGACTTTTATCTTATGCTTTACTCCCTTTCATGTGATGTTGCTGATTCGCTGCATATTAGAGGGTGACATGAATTTTGATAACCACAACAAATCCGGGAAGCAGACTTACACAATATATAGAATCACAGTCGCATTAACAAGTTTAAATTGTGTTGCTGATCCAATTCTATACTGTTTTGTAACTGAAACAGGAAGATATGATATGtggaatatattaaaattctgCACTGGGAAGCATAATACatcacaaagacaaagaaaacacctATTTTCTACATCTACAAAAGATACTATGGAATTAGAGGTCCTAGAATAGAATCAAGgatattttggggggagggggatatATTTGGGGAGAAGGGGGCAGTTAAAGTACACAGTATTATATCATCTTgatgatataattatattttgaaaggaatatcTAGAGCTAAGGGCTCACAGAGAGATATTTTTATCCTATCCaatagaagtatttttttaaagtgcagtGTACAGCTCCCTCCCTGAGttttattaaatgagatatattaaacaaaattaaatattttcctcatgACTCAGGGTCATCATTGTTAATGGcaattttttttgtatctgtGCTGTAATCCCTCAGAGGTCAGTAAGATATATAGGACTGTGTGTCTTTAAATCAGCAGCCTTTGGTCTGGTTTTTACGATTTCTCTCATTCCTTTCTATTTCAGGCTGTCAGCCATTAGTTCTCCCAACTCTATGTAGCTATTTCCAACAACCCCAACTACTAAGTACTGCTCTAATCTTTTCATtcattaacaagtatttattgaacccACTTCATATACTCAGTTTGTGTTGAGTACTGGGGCTACAAAAAGTCTCATGAAGCCTCGCGGAGTTTACATCAGTTCAGAAACTTACTCGCtgagcttaaaatatttctataaaaagtaaaagtaaataggctctgagttttgttttgacttttaaaaatttaaaatagctgaGTACAGCACAGTTGAAATTATCATAAGTTTAATGTCTAGACAAATTGATAATTCTATTAAATCTTACATGCAGAGTCTTCTTTTTGGACTTAGAATATTTAGAGAGTCTTGCATATCAGGACTAGATatctctctctgttcttttgaATCCTCATTGTGGAAATTACTCTGCCTAGTTTTAGGTAGTCACTAGGTAAAACTTTTCCTAgccaaaatatctttaaagatttctcttttcttactcttctccttcccttctttctcttgcctgtctGTTCTTTCTACTCCCTCCAAAATGATCAGATAGCAAATGACTTGATAACATTTGGTGCCCTCACACTATAAAACAAAATCCTGATAAGAAAGACCAATATCCTTTCAATAATGAATTTCTAGACACACACTGAAAAATCAGTGAATGCACAAACTGACTACATTTTCCATTAAGGTCTTCCATGGTGGTGTGTGTATGTCATAGAAAACCATCTTGCTGTGAGGTCATGTGCATTCTCTGTTCTTAGCAGTTTTCTGGCCATGACGTTTTTGGAGAATTAGCAGATTCTGTCTGGGCACTCTTACACACATATGCTTAAAGACTAAAGATACATTAACACTTAGAgtaattaaaaattgtttgagCTGTTTGATTAATTGCTGATAAATTATTGGCAGCTGGGAATTGAATATTTGTAAAAGTAAAAGATGCAAGAACAATTTTTCCCACATCTGGAAACTCAGATGCAGATGAAGTATCTTGTCCAAGATCACGGTGGGTAGAAAGCAGAGCCAGGCCTAGAACCCAAGAATCCTGACCTCCCTCCAGAGTGATTTTTTCcctgtttatgatttttttttaacttctaccatttctttctttaggcatgaaaaagacatctgcatgaAGAACTGTTCAATGTAGTCAGGTCAGGATTTTcaggataaagaaaaaaggagagttATTTCATTCATTAACACCTCTGGACAGATACCTCTAGAAATCATATAGAACATAATTAAACTGATGTTATAGAGAACTGATTAGCACTTTTCCTTAGTTGGTTACACAAAGAGACAGGGCAAATCCAAATTTGTGGCACccttaataaaaatgttctactTAATGATTAACAGCAAAACATTGATTTGGATATTGTGAGATAAGTTCCCAAGTGAACCAGGCCACCCAAACCTCCTAGCAGCCTGTGTCTCCTACCGGAGCAGGACCAATCATGGAGAAGCCATGCTGGGAGGATGCTCGTATGATCGAAGACAAAACACTCCAGACATGATCTAAAAATTATCTAACATCTCAACATTGGAAAGTTAATCCTTTGGTTTTTAAAGGCCTTTTAGATTTTCTTACTAAAGTTCTCCAGTAAACCAAAAGTACTTCTGGAAGGGATAAGACCTTCCAGCTGTTATTATGTGAGACTTTACTGTCCAAAGACTTAGCTTTGAAgaccacttactagctgtttgACCTCCAAAACTTTTCGTAATTTCCCTGACACTCAATTTCTATAAAGTGCAGGGACAATAGTAATACCTGCTTTTAACAAGTAGATGTGAAAACACTTTGTAAACTGTGGTGAGCCGTCTATATGTTCTTTATTATTAGCTATTGTCGTCTTTATCAGGATTATTAGAAAACTTACCCAGGACACAGAAAAGCCCCTGAAGGGGTGGTGGACACAGGATTGTAGCAATGTAAGTGGGCAAGCGCTGGTTCCAGGGGACCACTGCTATAGTTGATTCCTCCAGATGGTTAAATACATCCATCAAGGTAATTTAAGGACTGTCATTGTTTCCAGTTCTGTGAAATGTTCTCAGTAGTGCCTGCTTCTAGGAGTTCATGACTCTGAGGAGATACACACTGTGGACATCAACATACAAAcatccatttttaatttgtttaaatttttgactttttattatcttattcagaatgttatttttgaatttaagaaACTCGAAATAGACATATTGGATAGGCCAGAGAAGGGTCCAAGCACAGGTTTTTAAAACCTCCCTTTTCCTTACCCAGTCTGGGGAGGCTTCATGGATGAAGGGCAACTTTAAAAGCACCAAAAATAACTACCTCATTCAGTCCAAATTATATAGCGTCTCCCCTGGAGCATTGTGAGAAAGTATGTTTTACCCAACctgatttattcctttttctcttttcaagctAAGCTAACAGGTCTCCCCAAGACGTTAGATTTCTACTCCTTAATGTGATGATCAAGTAAACAATTATTTACTGATCGCCTCTGTTGATTTTGttaacttgatttatttttaattagtgcctattttaaaatataatctgtgGTACAGAGCATATAGGCGTTCTTCAACAACACCTTTATCTGGCCCTGTGCTTCTTTTTGTCCAATCCTCACTATCATCACTCTGCCAGCCATGCATGGGGCCCCTGTTCTTTTCTGGCTAAACCTACCCATAGGTTGCTATGGAAACACAACAGCTACCATATCATCCTAATCTAATAGACTGCTTTGTCTAGGTCTGTCGGGTGACGGGGCCATGGAATCAGAAGACTTCCtccaacagacacacacagacacagcatATATTTATGGAAACATACAAACAATTGGCCCCAtctcacaaaaacaaacaaaaaagcaaaaatcccTGGGACCTTTTAGCAGGTGCTTGTACTGTTCTATAAGGTGTTTAACACCAACTAGTGGAACACATATTATCTCCTTGACTCCTGAAATAATGCACCTctgggtatttttattttcttgtttactaAATCAGCAGCAAGCGAGGcgggcggtggggggtgggggtggaggggaggaggacatTTTAAAGATTCTCCTTCCCTgaccctttttccttctttcttccccaacCAGAAGTGGCTGCCAAGGGAGCTGTGGTAAGAAAACTCCTCTCCgaattttttctttgctgtactAGTCTGGAAAAATCCAGTTCTGACTTTTATTTATATCTACTGGGTAGACACCTTTAGGGgaaaaatcatagaaatttaatttgaaagaatgCAGAAATAcactgttttaaaattgtttttgttcatAATATAAACACCTGACTCAGCCcaagtacaaaaaatatatatgtatacattcaaCCACTATGACTACTATtacctcttttatttttgtcatttcaaataGCTTAAAGATGGAGCACAACGTGATTAGCTTCATGTTATTAGTTACATTAGTTGAACGCACCTGGTTTGAAGGAATAAGGCTGACAAAGGCAAACGTGGATCAAATTTGGGGTGAGGGAGAAGTGATATGGGGGTTAaaattcctcttttctcctgCAAAGATCCTGTTCTTACTGTGTCCCTTGTGGCTGGCCAAGAAAAGCCACGCAGGGGTCCTGCCTGTGGCCACTAGGTGTCGGTCATGTTCTATACAGAACCTTGTAGTGCTGCTAGGTGCCCGTCCATGAGAGCAGAGTAGCCTAGGATGACATTTTCTTACCCAAGAAACAAGAAATACCCACTACAAACTGGAAATAAAGAGGGGAAAATGCTGAAATTTCCATTACAcaatttatttctctgctctctgAAAAGCTCAGCAATCATCAGATTATTTCACTTGGTTTAAATTCCATAtgtaatttcagttattttttttttacagtcagTTAACATTGTTCAGTTCACGTGTAAGAAAATATAGGGCTAAATTGTGTACTTTCTAGAAGATTGTGGACATGGCATTGAAGATATGTCCTTATGTAGTTATCTCATTCATATAAGAAAATACTGGCCACCTTTCggtaaatagaaacaaaacatttaCACTATAagcaatttgcatttttctctacTAATATGAAATTGCTTTTTATGAAATTCAAGATGTAATTCaatatatgtatgatttttaatttctgatttattGTTAGATGTCAGCACTATAAAGCAATTAGATTTCttattttgcattgtttaaatCTGTTCTTCCCCAAAGAACAGTAATACAATCATGGTCTAATTTAACAGCATTTGCATATCATTAAACATATAATAGCCTgtaatttacttttcttctgcCTATAATTTTCTGAAGCCCTTTATGAAGCACCAGTggacttttgttaaaaaaaaaaataggttatgATTCCTCAAATAATGTTACAATTAGGTGTTCAAAAAGCAAGCTGTGTACATAGCCAACAGAGGAATGAGCTAGAGAAGTCTCCGTATTGTCGTTCAGTATGTGAGCTccggaataaaaatataaatttcattatcTAGGAAATGTGCACTCATTTAATTTCAAATCTGATATAATCAAGAAACCTTATCCTGCAATGTCAGTTCTCAGCGTTTCATTGAAAGTTCTTGGATACTTGAAACTTGAACTTGTAAACATCCTTCTAAAAGAATAATCCTTTTcagaattactttaaaatttctggTCCTGCCTCCTAGACTATTGACACTAACAACAATTTAACTTGGAAACCTTGATTGGAAATTTAGAAACAACTTTTGTCTGACCCCCTCCCTGCCAAGGACTATTCTTAAGGGTGTCATTACTACTAATCATAATTGTTCGCACAGTGAATAAATAATAAGTTGATTAATGGAACGAAGTAACAAAGCTGCATTTCACCGTTTGTCCCATCCCCAGGCTTCAGTTCCTAAAGCCCTTGGGGCTATTTGTATTGTTGGCTGAGAAACGCTAAGATCATCTGGGAAAATAATGTCAAAGAGAAAGagtttcctttaaagaaaatcctttttttttttttttttttttttgagacagggtctcactctgttgcccaggctagagtgagtgccgtggcgtcagcctagctcatagcaacctcaaactcctgagctcaagcgatcctcctgtctcagcctcccgagtagctgggactacaggtatgcaccaccatgcccggctaattttttctatatatatttttagctgtccatataatttctttctatttttagtagagatggggtctcgctcttgctcgggctggtctcgaactcctgagctcaaacgatccacccacctcggcctcccagagtgctaggattacaggcgtgagccaccgcgcccggcccagaaaatcctttattaatactttgtacaTTTGCTAAAGTAAAACAGTAGAAACACATTAgcaatgacattttatttatcttaaatgGGTAGTAACAGGAGTTATATTGTTTTCCAGCTATGGTTCCTTAACTATGAGAAATGTTTTTAGGATGTTCCTTCcctaaatttttagtaaatttttcataaattgaCTTAATTTTGTTGCAAACTACACAATGACGTGAATCTCTGTTCATAGAATCAATGctacaaaaaatcaaaaactattGCTGTATTTTGTCAACTTCTCCCAGCCCACATACCCTGAAGCTATAGGAAAGCCCATCTCAGTCATTACTGGGTTGTCTTCCTCTTTTGGGTTTGCACCAGAATCAGGGAGGTTTATAAGACACTAAGAAAGTGGAGGATAGGTCCTTGATTTATAGTCATCAGTGACAATGATATTGCTTAAGCTTTCAGTGGGCCCTTGAATCCCAGTGGTTCTTTACTGCCTTCCTGAATATCTTGGGGGCACAGGGCTCATTGGCAAGACAGGGTAGGAACCCAGCTAGCAACTGGGACTCTTGTACATCAGGTAGACAGACATTCCTTTAAAATGTCACATCCTCCGGAGTGGCCTCTTTTGGGGGATGCCTAACCTCCTGATCCATGTAGTTCTTGGCTTCAAGGATGGAACATGTAGTACCTAAATTAAACCAATGAAAGCTGCCTGATCCCCTGGCAGCAATGGTTCAGTACCACAATCAATTGGTTAGGGCATGTGACCTAACCTGCTTAGATGATGAGACTAAAGCTCTTTCTTTTGCTCCGGATGTTGTGATATGTTGTGATATGAGAAGCCTGGAATCTTTGTGGCCATTTTGTTACCATGAAATAGACAACCCCGTGGAAGAAAAGAGATCTCAGGGAATCACAGAGCACTGGAGCTGGATCCTAAGGACGTGATGAGCCTTGAATATTTGAGTTACATGAACCAAGTAAACCTCCTCAGTATCTAGTTCAGTGTGAGTCAGGTATTTTTGTTCCTTAGACCCCGAAAGGTTCTGTTGGAATATGGAACATGGAAGTGAGGGTGATGTTGCAGACCCTGGATTGTTGAACAGGCAGGGCTGAAGAGCCACAGTGGGGAGGGCATTGAGGATGTCACCAGCTTGTGAAGTTAGTGGTTCTCGTTAAGTGGTAGCAAAATCACTGGTTAAATTGTTTCCTGCTATACCCAGGATTCGGGCAATGTCTAGCATGGCTGTCACATCAGGAATTGTGAGGAAAAGTTCAAGACATTGGAGGCTTTTGCCTTCTTCTTATAGCCTTCTATAAGGTCCCACAAGAGACAgggaaaataatacaatttttatgaGAGTTTTCCTGTTATATTTTCAAATCCAGAAAATACTGCTGTTCACCCACCGAAGGAATATGTTTTCATGCTTCAGGAAAAGGGTGAATTTTAGCTAGATGAAGGAAGTCAACATTGTGAGTCACTCGTCAACAGAGTCTCAAAAGCCAGACATTatggagaaagaagagattttttttttttttttttttttttttttgagacagagtctcactctgttgccctggctagagtgctgtggcatcagcctagctcacagcaacctcaaactcctgggctcaagccatcctcctgcctcagcctcccaagtagctgggactacaggcatgtgccaccatgcccggctaattttttctatatatttttagttgtccagctaatttctttctattttttta encodes:
- the GPR65 gene encoding psychosine receptor, with the translated sequence MNSTCIEEQHDLDHYLFPIIYIFVIIVSVPANIGSLCVSFLQAKKESELGIYLFSLSLSDLLYALTLPLWVNYTWNKDNWTFSPALCKGSTFVMYINFYSSTAFLACIAVDRYLAVVYPLKFFFLRTRKFAFVVSLSIWVLETIFNAVLLWEEETVIEYCDAKKSNFTLCYDKYPLEKWQINLNLFRTCTGYAIPLVTIMICNQKVYQAVQHNKATENSEKKRIIKLLVSITLTFILCFTPFHVMLLIRCILEGDMNFDNHNKSGKQTYTIYRITVALTSLNCVADPILYCFVTETGRYDMWNILKFCTGKHNTSQRQRKHLFSTSTKDTMELEVLE